A portion of the Faecalibacterium sp. I3-3-89 genome contains these proteins:
- a CDS encoding AEC family transporter, giving the protein MQISLLLMQQIAQLFLILLMGYAVVKAGLLKASDSKVLSVVFVYLVMPCVVLNAFQIKDTPEIRTGLLYSMGIAVGMHVVFLLLNALFRKALKLDAVEQVNIIYSNAAALVIPIVQALLGEEYVVYSCAFVIVQLVLLWTHASACLQGFARLEWRKLLTNVNLIAIAAGALLYLLHISLPAPITSTLSSVGNMIGPMGMLLAGMAIADVPLKKVFCTPRNYLPVFLRLLGVPLVIVLLLWAVHASLWIPDGKSILMTVYLSAITPACATVTSMAQLYDRDASHSSAIYVLSTLLSILTMPLMIGSFELLL; this is encoded by the coding sequence ATGCAAATCAGCCTTTTATTGATGCAGCAGATCGCGCAGCTATTTCTGATTCTGCTGATGGGATATGCCGTTGTAAAAGCCGGCTTGTTGAAGGCATCGGACAGTAAGGTGCTGTCTGTGGTCTTTGTCTATCTGGTCATGCCCTGTGTCGTTCTGAACGCCTTTCAAATCAAGGATACACCGGAGATCCGCACCGGGCTGCTTTATTCCATGGGCATCGCCGTAGGAATGCACGTTGTATTTCTGCTTCTGAATGCGCTGTTCCGCAAAGCTCTCAAGCTGGACGCCGTGGAGCAGGTCAATATCATTTACAGCAATGCCGCCGCGCTGGTCATTCCCATCGTGCAGGCCCTGCTGGGGGAGGAATATGTTGTCTACTCCTGCGCCTTTGTCATTGTACAGCTGGTACTGCTCTGGACCCATGCAAGCGCCTGCCTGCAGGGGTTTGCCCGGCTGGAATGGCGCAAGCTCCTTACCAATGTCAACCTGATCGCTATTGCAGCCGGTGCTCTGCTGTACCTGCTGCACATCTCGCTGCCCGCCCCAATCACCAGCACACTGAGCAGTGTCGGCAATATGATCGGCCCCATGGGAATGCTGCTGGCAGGCATGGCCATTGCGGATGTCCCCCTCAAAAAGGTTTTCTGCACCCCGCGCAACTATCTGCCGGTATTTCTGCGTCTGCTGGGTGTTCCGCTGGTCATCGTTCTGCTGCTTTGGGCAGTTCACGCATCCCTTTGGATCCCGGACGGCAAGTCCATCCTGATGACGGTCTACCTTTCTGCCATTACCCCCGCCTGTGCAACAGTCACCTCCATGGCACAGCTCTATGACCGGGATGCTTCTCATTCCAGCGCGATCTATGTCCTGAGCACGTTGCTTTCCATCCTGACCATGCCGCTGATGATCGGGTCGTTTGAGCTGCTGCTCTGA
- a CDS encoding SLC13 family permease: MKLLKQFIQQETVLTAAAVLAVVSAFFVPPDAQYLGYIDLRTLAILFSLMTVMAGLRRQGFFDGLGRALLSRTHSTFQLTLVLVGLCFFGSMFITNDVSLLTFVPFTFVVLSRLGADVRRSLLIPVVCMQTIAANLGSMLTPIGNPQNLYLYGKSGMSIGGFVLLMLPYTLVSLLLLLAWAAMVCRKNSAALSVDELVSSSASQGDQKIILLYLVLFAVCLLSVIRALPYGIAFAAVLVCALFADPHTLRTVDYSLLLTFVAFFIFIGNLGRIPAFSGWLQEFLTGREVLVAVLASQVTSNVPAALLLSGFTAETQALIIGTNLGGLGTLIASMASLISYRQIARELPQGKKQYFGLFTLSNLIFLALLLGVWFLLR; this comes from the coding sequence ATGAAACTACTCAAACAATTCATTCAGCAGGAAACGGTCCTCACTGCAGCCGCTGTGCTGGCCGTCGTCTCCGCCTTCTTTGTTCCGCCGGATGCGCAGTATCTCGGCTACATCGACCTGCGCACGCTAGCGATCCTGTTTTCCCTGATGACAGTCATGGCCGGGCTACGGCGGCAGGGCTTTTTTGATGGACTGGGACGGGCATTGCTGTCCCGTACCCACAGCACCTTTCAGCTGACGCTGGTACTGGTCGGGCTGTGCTTTTTCGGAAGCATGTTCATCACCAACGATGTTTCCCTGCTGACCTTCGTTCCCTTTACGTTCGTGGTCCTGAGCCGTCTGGGAGCGGATGTCCGCCGCTCCCTTCTGATCCCGGTGGTCTGTATGCAGACCATTGCGGCAAACCTTGGCAGTATGCTGACCCCCATCGGCAACCCGCAGAACCTCTATCTTTACGGAAAAAGCGGCATGAGCATCGGGGGATTTGTGCTTCTTATGCTGCCCTACACCCTGGTCTCTCTGCTCCTGCTGCTGGCTTGGGCAGCAATGGTCTGCCGGAAAAACTCTGCCGCCCTTTCCGTGGACGAGCTTGTTTCTTCTTCTGCATCTCAGGGGGATCAGAAGATCATCCTGCTGTATCTGGTTCTGTTTGCCGTCTGCCTGCTGTCCGTGATCCGGGCACTGCCCTATGGCATTGCCTTTGCCGCTGTACTCGTCTGCGCCCTTTTTGCAGACCCACACACCTTGCGGACGGTGGACTATTCCCTGCTTTTGACCTTTGTGGCTTTTTTCATCTTCATTGGCAATCTTGGCCGCATTCCGGCCTTTTCCGGCTGGCTGCAGGAGTTTCTGACCGGCCGGGAAGTGCTGGTGGCGGTTCTTGCTTCGCAGGTCACCAGTAATGTTCCCGCCGCCCTGCTGCTGTCCGGGTTCACGGCAGAGACACAAGCCCTCATCATCGGCACCAATCTGGGAGGTCTTGGCACTTTGATCGCATCCATGGCCAGTCTTATTTCCTACCGGCAGATTGCACGGGAGCTGCCGCAGGGGAAGAAGCAGTATTTTGGGCTGTTCACCCTGTCCAACCTGATCTTCCTTGCGCTCCTGCTGGGCGTGTGGTTTTTGCTCCGCTGA
- a CDS encoding class I SAM-dependent methyltransferase — MKYKIEKNTVQETLILPLYSRKLCTELYPNLYRDETAVRLIDQIDYDFSEAEKNSRSLMQRFGALEVAMRQNDLAWEVRAYLKTHPCAAVVNLGCGLDNTGRACDNGSCKIYNLDFPDVIALRQQLLPAGEREQNIPCDLKDPAWFDKIDASGGAVFFASGVFYYFLTQQVKALVQGMADAFPGGVLVFDAANRTAVKIIAKTWLRTAKIKDVGAYFAVSDAKSELSPWDSRLQVSSRGYMLGYNDLKDPSVSGFFRFLAKAGDNGMKMQIVKIGFGDRQ; from the coding sequence ATGAAATACAAAATCGAGAAAAACACCGTGCAGGAGACGCTGATCCTCCCGCTGTATTCCCGGAAGCTGTGCACCGAGCTGTATCCGAACCTTTACCGGGACGAAACGGCGGTGCGTCTGATCGACCAGATCGACTACGACTTTTCAGAGGCAGAGAAAAATTCCCGCAGCCTGATGCAGCGTTTCGGTGCGCTGGAGGTCGCCATGCGGCAGAATGACCTTGCGTGGGAGGTGCGGGCATACCTGAAAACGCACCCCTGTGCGGCAGTGGTCAATCTGGGCTGCGGGCTGGATAACACCGGCAGAGCCTGCGACAACGGCAGCTGTAAAATCTACAATCTGGACTTCCCGGATGTGATCGCCTTGCGGCAGCAGCTGCTGCCCGCCGGGGAGCGGGAGCAAAACATCCCCTGCGACCTGAAAGACCCCGCGTGGTTTGACAAGATCGATGCCTCCGGCGGGGCGGTGTTCTTTGCCTCCGGGGTGTTCTATTACTTCCTGACCCAGCAGGTCAAGGCGCTGGTGCAGGGGATGGCAGATGCTTTTCCCGGCGGGGTGCTGGTGTTCGATGCCGCCAACCGCACGGCGGTAAAGATAATCGCTAAAACGTGGCTCAGGACGGCGAAAATCAAGGATGTGGGAGCATATTTCGCGGTTTCGGATGCGAAAAGCGAGCTTTCCCCATGGGACAGCCGTTTGCAAGTGTCTAGCCGGGGCTATATGCTGGGGTACAACGATTTGAAAGATCCTTCCGTCAGCGGCTTTTTCCGATTTCTCGCCAAGGCCGGGGACAACGGGATGAAAATGCAGATCGTGAAGATCGGATTTGGAGACAGGCAATGA
- a CDS encoding class I SAM-dependent methyltransferase → MERKEAIRSAYRLTGGNNFYDGMITCSTLSGKAVCRLVWDMNKAENDAYLEKALSGIPEHFSGKLLEVPVGTGILTMPLYKTLPKADITCLDYSADMMGQAQEKADRLHLKNVIFQQGDVGALPYADGAFDIVLSLNGFHAFPDKEAAYREAYRVLKPGGIFCGCFYVKGEQKRTDWFVRHIYEKTGFFTSPYETAFSLKKRLEKRYATVTLGTVKSMAWFVCRKAE, encoded by the coding sequence ATGGAACGAAAAGAAGCGATTCGCAGCGCCTACCGGCTGACAGGCGGCAACAATTTTTATGATGGTATGATCACCTGCTCCACCCTGAGCGGGAAAGCGGTGTGCCGTCTGGTGTGGGACATGAACAAGGCGGAAAATGATGCCTATCTGGAAAAGGCACTGTCCGGCATCCCGGAGCATTTTTCCGGCAAGCTGCTGGAGGTGCCGGTGGGAACCGGCATTCTGACCATGCCGCTTTACAAGACGCTGCCCAAAGCGGACATCACCTGTCTGGATTACTCGGCAGATATGATGGGGCAGGCGCAGGAAAAGGCGGACCGCCTGCACCTGAAAAATGTGATCTTTCAGCAGGGGGATGTGGGGGCACTTCCGTATGCGGACGGTGCATTTGACATCGTTTTGTCGCTGAACGGGTTTCATGCGTTCCCGGACAAAGAGGCCGCTTATCGGGAGGCTTATCGGGTGCTGAAACCCGGCGGAATCTTCTGCGGCTGCTTCTATGTGAAGGGCGAGCAGAAGAGGACGGACTGGTTTGTCCGGCACATTTATGAAAAGACGGGGTTCTTCACATCGCCCTACGAGACGGCTTTCAGTTTGAAAAAACGGCTGGAGAAACGGTACGCAACCGTAACACTTGGAACAGTGAAGAGTATGGCATGGTTTGTCTGCCGGAAAGCAGAATAA
- a CDS encoding class I SAM-dependent methyltransferase, producing the protein MSFFENTRKPVGLGGKIMVAMMNFGHSAMAEWGLRFLQPAPDSMVLDCGCGGGANIKTLLKLCPNGKVQGIDYSAVSVEKARKINARAIAAGRCTVQQASVAELPFEAEQFDVVTAFETVYFWPELAQNFREVYRVLKPGGVFFVCNEANGETTKDDKWMQIIDGMVIYTDTALKEYLEKAGFCQIQSHKNKKGWLCVTAQKR; encoded by the coding sequence ATGTCCTTTTTTGAAAACACCCGAAAGCCCGTAGGCCTTGGCGGGAAGATCATGGTTGCTATGATGAACTTTGGACACAGCGCAATGGCAGAATGGGGGCTGCGCTTTTTACAGCCTGCCCCGGATTCCATGGTGCTGGACTGCGGCTGCGGCGGTGGAGCGAACATTAAAACGCTGTTGAAACTGTGCCCCAACGGCAAGGTGCAGGGCATCGACTACTCAGCCGTCAGCGTGGAAAAAGCTCGAAAGATCAATGCCAGAGCCATTGCGGCAGGACGGTGTACCGTGCAACAGGCAAGTGTGGCAGAGCTGCCGTTTGAAGCGGAGCAGTTTGATGTGGTGACCGCCTTTGAAACGGTCTATTTCTGGCCGGAACTTGCGCAGAATTTCAGAGAGGTCTATCGGGTGCTGAAGCCCGGCGGGGTCTTTTTCGTCTGCAATGAAGCGAACGGCGAAACGACAAAAGACGACAAATGGATGCAGATCATTGATGGCATGGTCATCTATACGGATACTGCACTGAAAGAGTATCTGGAAAAAGCAGGATTTTGTCAGATCCAAAGCCACAAAAATAAAAAGGGCTGGCTTTGCGTTACGGCGCAAAAGCGGTGA
- a CDS encoding ZIP family metal transporter, which produces MMQDAFWGILIPFLGTSLGAGCVFFLKKSLSDGIQRALTGFAAGVMVAASVWSLLIPAMEQAADLGRLAFFPAAVGFWLGILFLLLLDHLIPHLHQNSLQAEGPKSQLQRTTMMVLAVTLHNIPEGMAVGVVYAGYLAGTAQITAAGALALSLGIAIQNFPEGAIISMPLRAEGMKKGRAFWGGVLSGIVEPIGAVLTILAAGIVVPALPYLLSFAAGAMLYVVVEELIPEMSQGQHSNVGTVFFAVGFSVMMVLDVALG; this is translated from the coding sequence ATCATGCAAGACGCATTCTGGGGGATTTTGATCCCCTTTCTGGGCACAAGCCTTGGGGCAGGCTGTGTATTCTTTTTAAAAAAGTCCCTGAGCGACGGCATTCAGCGCGCCCTCACCGGCTTTGCCGCCGGAGTGATGGTGGCGGCATCGGTATGGAGCTTGCTGATCCCGGCCATGGAGCAGGCCGCAGATCTGGGCAGGCTGGCATTTTTCCCGGCGGCGGTGGGTTTCTGGCTGGGTATCCTGTTTTTGCTGCTGCTGGACCATCTCATCCCCCATCTGCACCAGAACAGCTTGCAGGCCGAAGGGCCAAAAAGCCAGCTCCAGCGCACCACCATGATGGTTCTGGCGGTGACGCTGCACAACATCCCGGAGGGTATGGCAGTGGGCGTAGTCTATGCCGGATATCTTGCCGGAACTGCTCAGATCACCGCCGCCGGGGCGCTGGCTCTTTCTCTTGGCATTGCTATCCAGAACTTCCCGGAGGGTGCCATCATCTCCATGCCACTGCGGGCAGAAGGAATGAAAAAAGGCCGGGCGTTCTGGGGCGGCGTGCTGTCCGGCATCGTAGAACCCATCGGGGCAGTGCTGACGATTCTGGCGGCAGGCATCGTGGTGCCTGCTTTACCCTATCTGCTCAGCTTTGCTGCCGGAGCCATGCTGTATGTGGTGGTGGAGGAACTGATCCCGGAAATGTCGCAGGGACAGCACTCCAACGTCGGCACGGTATTTTTCGCGGTGGGCTTCAGCGTGATGATGGTGCTGGATGTGGCACTGGGGTGA
- a CDS encoding cyclase family protein encodes MADYKLWNALKNAKKYRWVELSHSLNNESPYWSGIPEGSVELAKTVWDWGKPELECLIQTFKFPGQFGTHIDFPGHFIKGKALSEKFDVNDLIFPLVVIDISQQAKKDPRYAVTVEDIKAYEAKYGPIPDGALVALRSDWYKKWPDMDALSGIDAEGKENAPGWSLEALEYIYKVRNAAANGHETLDTDSSAVAEEKGDLACERYVLDNDKLQVEVLANLDKVQPAGAVVIVSYPRIEGATGLPARVWAITE; translated from the coding sequence ATGGCTGATTATAAACTGTGGAACGCACTGAAGAATGCTAAAAAATATCGCTGGGTGGAACTTTCTCACTCGCTGAACAACGAAAGCCCCTACTGGTCCGGCATCCCGGAAGGCTCTGTGGAGCTGGCAAAGACCGTGTGGGACTGGGGCAAGCCGGAACTGGAATGCCTGATCCAGACCTTCAAATTCCCCGGACAGTTTGGTACCCATATCGACTTCCCGGGGCACTTCATCAAGGGAAAGGCTCTGTCCGAAAAGTTTGATGTGAACGACCTGATCTTCCCGCTGGTGGTCATCGATATTTCCCAGCAGGCCAAGAAAGACCCTCGCTACGCTGTGACGGTGGAGGACATCAAGGCCTATGAGGCAAAGTACGGTCCTATCCCGGATGGTGCGTTGGTGGCTCTGCGCAGCGACTGGTATAAGAAGTGGCCGGATATGGATGCGCTGTCCGGCATCGACGCAGAGGGCAAAGAAAATGCCCCCGGCTGGTCGCTGGAAGCATTGGAGTATATCTACAAGGTGCGCAACGCCGCCGCCAACGGCCACGAAACGCTGGATACCGATTCCTCTGCGGTGGCGGAGGAAAAGGGCGACCTTGCCTGCGAACGCTATGTTCTGGACAACGACAAGCTGCAGGTGGAGGTGCTTGCAAATCTGGATAAAGTTCAGCCTGCCGGTGCGGTAGTCATCGTTTCTTATCCCCGCATTGAAGGTGCAACTGGTCTGCCCGCACGGGTCTGGGCCATTACCGAATAA
- a CDS encoding isochorismatase family protein, protein MVLLVVDAQNGIVDERLYEFRKFVGNIKKLIGAAREQGIEVIYVQHDDGPDTGFSIGDDEFEIYSEFQPMPDEKRFIKSVCSAFKKESGLLEYLTAKEEKDVMICGIMTDFCINATVEAGFEHGLHMIVPAYANSTQDNEYMTREQAYHYYNEFLWPERYADCVPMDRALELLKK, encoded by the coding sequence ATGGTTTTATTGGTTGTAGATGCACAGAATGGTATCGTGGATGAACGCTTATATGAGTTCAGAAAGTTTGTTGGTAATATCAAAAAGCTGATTGGAGCAGCTCGAGAACAAGGCATAGAAGTTATTTATGTACAGCATGATGATGGACCTGATACCGGATTCTCTATCGGGGATGATGAGTTTGAGATTTATTCCGAGTTTCAACCGATGCCTGATGAAAAACGGTTTATCAAGTCCGTATGCAGTGCGTTCAAAAAAGAGAGTGGTCTGCTTGAGTATCTGACTGCAAAGGAAGAAAAAGACGTGATGATTTGTGGCATTATGACTGATTTCTGTATCAATGCCACGGTAGAGGCTGGTTTTGAGCATGGCTTACACATGATTGTTCCTGCCTATGCAAATTCTACGCAGGACAATGAGTACATGACTAGGGAACAGGCTTACCATTACTATAATGAATTTCTCTGGCCTGAACGATATGCAGACTGCGTACCAATGGACAGGGCATTGGAATTACTCAAAAAATGA
- a CDS encoding C-GCAxxG-C-C family protein — translation MNIEERAAQAAAWKATGQCNCAQAVLKAFEDKLPVDADTLMKLGAGYAAGMGCMESTCGALIGAVMVAGIVTDGKGTPRISKELLQNFQKKCGATICKDLKGIENGAPLCPCPECVRNAVLALGEVLGE, via the coding sequence ATGAACATCGAAGAACGGGCGGCACAGGCTGCCGCATGGAAAGCTACTGGACAGTGCAACTGTGCACAGGCGGTGCTGAAGGCATTTGAGGACAAGCTGCCGGTGGATGCCGACACCCTGATGAAGCTGGGCGCAGGCTATGCCGCCGGCATGGGCTGCATGGAGAGCACCTGCGGCGCACTGATCGGCGCTGTGATGGTGGCGGGCATCGTCACCGACGGCAAGGGCACACCCCGCATTTCCAAGGAACTGCTGCAAAACTTTCAGAAAAAGTGCGGTGCTACCATCTGCAAGGATCTGAAGGGGATAGAGAACGGCGCACCGCTGTGCCCGTGCCCGGAGTGCGTCCGCAACGCTGTTCTGGCACTGGGCGAGGTGCTGGGAGAGTAA
- a CDS encoding alpha/beta fold hydrolase, whose protein sequence is MKYLYLHGLGQKPDSWDRVIKETTVSDSSASLSLAEMLEGKAATYRELYTAFSEECNKENDEIVLCGLSLGAVLALNYAIDHPDKVKALVLIAAQYKMPEKLLKFQNMLFRFMPNAMFKQFGFKKADVISLCGTMAELDFRDSLCKVSCPVLVVCGEKDNANKKVSKELASYLSDSCYRELLKTGHEANIEAPEGLAAVLQRFYDNVE, encoded by the coding sequence ATGAAGTATTTATACTTACATGGATTAGGACAAAAACCAGACAGTTGGGACAGAGTGATAAAAGAAACGACGGTCTCGGATAGCAGCGCCAGCTTGAGTCTGGCAGAGATGCTGGAAGGAAAAGCGGCCACCTATAGGGAGCTGTATACTGCATTCTCAGAAGAGTGCAACAAGGAAAATGACGAAATCGTCTTATGTGGGCTCTCTCTGGGTGCTGTTCTGGCACTTAATTATGCAATAGACCATCCGGATAAAGTAAAGGCGCTTGTGTTAATTGCGGCACAATACAAAATGCCTGAAAAATTATTGAAATTCCAGAATATGCTGTTCCGCTTTATGCCAAATGCAATGTTCAAGCAATTTGGATTCAAAAAAGCAGATGTGATCAGTTTGTGCGGCACGATGGCAGAATTGGATTTCAGAGATTCATTGTGTAAGGTGTCTTGTCCTGTATTGGTCGTTTGTGGGGAAAAGGACAACGCAAACAAAAAAGTCTCAAAGGAACTTGCCAGTTATTTGAGCGATTCCTGCTATCGTGAACTTTTGAAAACGGGTCATGAAGCAAACATAGAAGCTCCGGAGGGATTAGCGGCAGTGTTACAGAGATTTTATGACAATGTCGAATAA
- a CDS encoding EFR1 family ferrodoxin (N-terminal region resembles flavodoxins. C-terminal ferrodoxin region binds two 4Fe-4S clusters.), with amino-acid sequence MVLYFTGTGNSRYLARRIAEGLEMPLYDLNACIKAGDTTPVQTGRDVVLVTPTYAWRIPQVVSEWLGKTALTGAERIWFVMDCGSEIGNAAGYNRQLAAQKQLQYMGTAQIIMPENYIAMFNAPQKEQARSIVERAEPALQKVLTRLRAGQEFPPPRETLYDRLMSGPVNPVFYRFFVKADAFRATDACIGCGKCVELCPLNNIHLENGKPVWGKNCTHCMVCICYCPKEAIEYGKKSKGKPRYHFEALEKKRDV; translated from the coding sequence ATGGTACTTTATTTTACGGGAACCGGCAACAGCCGGTATCTGGCGCGGCGCATTGCCGAAGGGTTGGAGATGCCGCTTTACGACCTGAACGCCTGCATCAAGGCAGGGGATACCACCCCGGTGCAGACCGGGCGTGACGTGGTGCTGGTCACGCCTACCTACGCATGGCGCATCCCCCAGGTGGTGTCGGAGTGGCTGGGCAAGACCGCGCTGACCGGGGCAGAGCGTATCTGGTTTGTGATGGACTGCGGCAGCGAAATTGGCAATGCGGCAGGCTATAACCGGCAGCTTGCGGCGCAAAAGCAGCTGCAGTATATGGGCACAGCCCAGATCATCATGCCGGAAAACTATATTGCCATGTTCAATGCGCCCCAAAAGGAGCAGGCACGGAGCATCGTGGAGCGGGCAGAGCCTGCGCTTCAGAAGGTACTGACCCGGCTCAGAGCCGGGCAGGAATTTCCTCCGCCGAGAGAGACCCTCTACGACCGCCTTATGAGCGGCCCGGTAAACCCGGTGTTCTATCGCTTCTTTGTAAAAGCCGATGCCTTCCGGGCAACGGACGCCTGCATCGGCTGCGGTAAGTGCGTGGAGTTGTGCCCCCTGAACAATATCCATCTGGAAAACGGAAAGCCGGTCTGGGGCAAAAACTGCACCCACTGCATGGTGTGCATCTGCTACTGCCCCAAAGAGGCCATCGAGTACGGCAAAAAGAGCAAAGGCAAGCCCCGGTATCACTTTGAAGCACTGGAAAAGAAGCGGGACGTATAA
- a CDS encoding NUDIX hydrolase yields MDISYNCENQKFNYRVCAMIIAENKILAMHDERSPYFYLPGGRVKMGETAEQAVVREVQEELGVTPKITRPLWLNQAFFTEDVDNLHYHELCIYFLVDISETTLLERGNVFTLTEGKHIHTFEWLEFDRLKDEYFYPLFLKKAIYDLPDEFTLRTELE; encoded by the coding sequence ATGGATATTTCCTATAATTGTGAAAATCAAAAATTTAATTATAGAGTATGTGCCATGATAATCGCGGAAAATAAAATTTTAGCGATGCACGATGAACGTTCACCCTATTTTTATCTTCCGGGTGGAAGAGTTAAGATGGGTGAAACTGCTGAGCAAGCAGTGGTTCGGGAAGTTCAGGAAGAACTTGGTGTAACTCCAAAGATTACACGTCCATTATGGCTCAATCAGGCTTTTTTTACCGAAGATGTGGATAATTTACATTATCATGAACTGTGTATTTATTTTCTGGTGGATATTTCAGAGACAACTCTACTGGAAAGAGGAAACGTCTTTACTCTGACAGAAGGAAAGCATATCCATACTTTTGAATGGCTGGAGTTTGATAGATTGAAAGATGAATATTTTTATCCGCTTTTCCTGAAAAAAGCGATTTACGATCTTCCCGATGAATTCACCCTTCGCACGGAATTAGAGTAA
- a CDS encoding Gfo/Idh/MocA family protein, which produces MKWGILATGTIAKKFASTVEQMGAEGEQLVAVGSRHLESAQAFAQQYGIPRCYDSYEALAADPEVEAIYIATPNTLHYENCKLCLEQGKHVLCEKPFTISPEQARELYRLAEEKHLFLMEAFWIWLLPLYDRLREILAAGTIGELKQITCQYGFVASGARKDRKFDSGLGGGALLDIGIYNLGFLRILTGQDPEKVETKEVHINEYGTDDYSRLALTYPGGCKAESVQTIGQELERNARIVGTKGSIFLPDFQHAETMTLEVEGKEPEVIRCPVDINGFEYEIREASHCVKLGRTGSDRYTPQDSLALTRLMYDTRMSWGMKFAGEV; this is translated from the coding sequence ATGAAGTGGGGAATTTTAGCGACCGGCACCATTGCCAAAAAGTTTGCATCTACGGTGGAACAGATGGGCGCAGAGGGGGAGCAGCTTGTTGCCGTGGGGTCACGGCATCTGGAAAGCGCGCAGGCGTTTGCACAGCAGTACGGCATTCCCCGCTGCTATGACTCCTACGAAGCCCTTGCCGCCGACCCGGAGGTGGAGGCCATCTATATCGCCACCCCCAACACCTTGCACTACGAAAACTGCAAGCTCTGTCTGGAGCAGGGCAAGCACGTTTTGTGCGAAAAGCCCTTTACCATCAGCCCGGAGCAGGCACGGGAGCTGTACCGTCTGGCAGAGGAAAAACACCTCTTTCTCATGGAGGCATTCTGGATCTGGCTGCTGCCGCTGTACGACCGCTTGCGCGAGATTCTTGCGGCTGGCACTATCGGGGAACTGAAGCAGATCACCTGTCAGTACGGCTTTGTGGCCTCCGGTGCCCGGAAGGACCGCAAGTTTGATTCCGGTCTGGGCGGCGGTGCGCTGCTGGATATCGGCATCTACAATCTGGGCTTTCTGCGCATCCTCACCGGACAGGACCCGGAGAAGGTGGAGACCAAAGAGGTGCACATCAACGAGTACGGCACCGACGATTACAGCCGCCTTGCGCTGACCTACCCCGGCGGCTGCAAGGCGGAGTCTGTCCAGACCATCGGGCAGGAGCTGGAGCGCAATGCCCGTATCGTTGGCACCAAGGGCAGTATTTTCCTGCCGGATTTCCAGCACGCCGAGACCATGACGCTGGAAGTGGAGGGCAAAGAGCCGGAGGTCATCCGCTGCCCGGTGGACATCAACGGCTTTGAGTATGAGATACGGGAAGCAAGCCACTGCGTCAAGCTGGGACGTACCGGCAGCGACCGCTACACCCCGCAGGACAGCCTTGCCCTGACCCGCCTGATGTACGACACCCGCATGAGCTGGGGCATGAAGTTTGCGGGCGAGGTGTAA
- a CDS encoding desulfoferrodoxin family protein — protein sequence MKAKFYICEHCGNLVTTIHNAGVPLVCCGEKMKELLPNTVEASGEKHLPVAELSGSTLTVTVGAVEHPMVDVHHIQWLFVETENGGQLRYLTPGQAPKAVFELGGEKPVAVYAYCNLHGLWMTKL from the coding sequence ATGAAGGCAAAGTTTTATATCTGTGAGCACTGTGGCAATCTGGTCACCACCATCCACAACGCAGGCGTCCCGCTGGTCTGCTGCGGCGAAAAGATGAAGGAGCTGCTCCCCAACACGGTGGAAGCCAGCGGCGAAAAGCATCTGCCGGTGGCAGAGCTTTCCGGCAGCACCCTCACCGTCACGGTGGGTGCGGTGGAGCACCCCATGGTGGATGTGCACCACATCCAGTGGCTCTTTGTGGAGACGGAAAACGGCGGACAGCTCCGCTATCTTACCCCCGGGCAGGCACCCAAGGCGGTGTTTGAGCTGGGCGGCGAAAAGCCGGTGGCGGTCTACGCCTACTGCAACCTGCATGGTCTGTGGATGACAAAGCTGTAA